The nucleotide window GAACTGCAGGAACCGGCCCTGGATGGTCCGGCGCGGCCTGCCGAGCCCGCTGCCGTAGCGGTTGGTCGCCTCGAGGACGGGACCGGAGTTGAGCATGTTGTAGATGTCCGCCTGCACGTTGAGCCGCCGGCCGCTACCCATCTCGAACACCTTGCGGATCGAGATGTCGAACTGCTGCAGCCGATCGAGATACGTCGACCCGGGCGGCATCAGGGGAATGAACGGGCTTCGCGTGAATGCGACACCCGCCTCCTCGATCGCCGAGCTGGGTACCGAGTAACCGACGTTGCCCAACGCCAGCAGGCTGCCCCACAGGTTGCCGCCGCCGTTCAGACCCGACGCGCTGTCGCCCGAGAAGCTGGTCGTGGCGAGCAGCTCGCGCGGGTTGTACGACTGGAACGTCGCGCTGAACTGGAAGTCACCCGGCAGCGGCACCGTGCCCGACAGCTTGAACTCGTTCAGCCACGGCACGTTGTAGGCGGCCCCAACGTCCTGGCCGGTCAGCGGGCTGACGCCCGACCGATCGCAGAACAGCAGCTTGTTGGGATCGTCCTGCGAGTCGCAGCGGGTGATGACGTTCCGCTCCAGCGTCCACGCGCCGAAGACGGTCGTCCCGTTCGGCAGCCGGGCGTTGAAGCCGCTCTCGAAGCCCTCGTAGGCCTCGTCGTAGCCCGTGCTCGAGTTGGTGTTGGTGTAGACCCGGTCGGGCGTCCGTCCCTGCGCCTCCGGATTCAGGACGTACACCGGCAGCGTACCCGGCACGGTGCTGCCGTTCGTCGTGCACCCGAAGCCGCCGGAACCGGGGGTGCCGGCCGTGGCGCAAGGATTCGCGAACGAGAACAGCGTGTAGTCCGACAGCGAGATCGCTCTGTCCACGAGCAGGATTGCGCTCTGGGTGTCGCGGCGATAGTAGTTGAAGCTGGTCGACAGGCCCGGCAGCAGCTCGCGCTCGATCCCGATATTGGTCAGGGCCGACCACGGACGACTCAAGTTCGGATCGAGTACGGGCGTCGAGGTCCCCTGGCCGAAGTCCGCGCTGGCGAGCCCGAGCTCCCAGTCCTGCACGTAATCGTCACCGTTGGTGCCGTGGTTCGGCACCGATCCGGCCTCCTTCGCCCCGCCCCAGTCGGTCAGGCCGGAGTTGCCGTACGCCACCGCGCCCAGGCCGGGCGAGATCATGTTCAGCTCGTCCATCGTGGCGCAGCGGTTCGAGGCGCTCCCGTGGCGGCTCGTGATCATCGCGCAGTCGAACCACGCGAGCCCCTGGCCCGTGACCTTGCCGGTGGCCAGTGCGCTGGCCAGGCTGTGGGTGATGGAGGAGTTGTAGCGTCCCCACGAGAACTTCAACGCCGTCGAGGCGTCGCCGAACAGGTCGTAGGCCAGGCCGAGCCGGGGTGCTATGTTCGACCAGTTCGGGATGTTGTCCTGGCCGTCCAGTATGGTCGGCTGCGTGAACCGCGTTCGCAGCAGACGTTCCGTCGGCTCGACCGTCCCCACGATGTTCTCGATCCGGAGGCCGAGGTTCAAGGTCAGGCGGTCGATCGTCCAGGTATCCTGCACGTACCCCGACAAGTCCCGGTAGAAGAGGGAGTAGTCGACGTCCGTGTTGGCTCGGTTTATCTGGTACGGCACGCCGGCGCGATAGCGCTGCCGCAGCGAGCCGTTCCACTGCTCGGTCAGCCGGAAAGGCGCCCAACTGGACATGAAGCCGACCTTCAGGTTGTGCGACCCGGTGACGTACGACATCGACACGTTGGTGTTGAACCGCTCCACGTAGGCGAGCCGGTTGCCCCAGTGGTAGCGATCGAGGAAGTCGTTGGTCGTGTCGCGCCGCAGGGTGTTCGCGTAGAACGGGTGGATGCCGCCCCCGTCGACGCCGCTGCCCGGAAGCTGCGCGGCAAGGCCCGCATCGCCCAGGTGGGGGTAGCCGCCGACGCCCGGATAGCAGGGCGTCGCCACGCAGGTCGGCCAAGCCTGATCGAAGTTCTGCGTCTGCTTGCCGACGCCGCCGCCGCGCAGCCCCAGGCCCGGCCCGTTGGGGACGTCCGCCTCCTGATCGACGTTGCTCCAGTTGGCGACATTGGTGGAATAGCCCGCCTCGAGCAGGAGCCGGCTGCTCAGCGTCGACGTCCACTTCGCCGCGCCGATGTAGTACAGGGGCGAGCCGTGGTGGCGCGACGCGGTCGCGACGTCGGCGCGCGCGTCGTAGTCGTGGAAGCGCTGCTTGATGATGCGGTCGATGTAGGCCGAGAACTTGTTGTTCTGGGTGACCTGGTACGTCAGCCGCAGCAGCCCGCTGGTGATGCGGTCGTCGTTGATTCCCAGCCGCAGGCCCTCGGTGCCGTCC belongs to Acidobacteriota bacterium and includes:
- a CDS encoding TonB-dependent receptor, translating into NSTESIDYVYDLNVAHGGPLIRDKFWFFGSARRFSINVPVTDSYYKNENGTAPRYMANAKYPDGTEGLRLGINDDRITSGLLRLTYQVTQNNKFSAYIDRIIKQRFHDYDARADVATASRHHGSPLYYIGAAKWTSTLSSRLLLEAGYSTNVANWSNVDQEADVPNGPGLGLRGGGVGKQTQNFDQAWPTCVATPCYPGVGGYPHLGDAGLAAQLPGSGVDGGGIHPFYANTLRRDTTNDFLDRYHWGNRLAYVERFNTNVSMSYVTGSHNLKVGFMSSWAPFRLTEQWNGSLRQRYRAGVPYQINRANTDVDYSLFYRDLSGYVQDTWTIDRLTLNLGLRIENIVGTVEPTERLLRTRFTQPTILDGQDNIPNWSNIAPRLGLAYDLFGDASTALKFSWGRYNSSITHSLASALATGKVTGQGLAWFDCAMITSRHGSASNRCATMDELNMISPGLGAVAYGNSGLTDWGGAKEAGSVPNHGTNGDDYVQDWELGLASADFGQGTSTPVLDPNLSRPWSALTNIGIERELLPGLSTSFNYYRRDTQSAILLVDRAISLSDYTLFSFANPCATAGTPGSGGFGCTTNGSTVPGTLPVYVLNPEAQGRTPDRVYTNTNSSTGYDEAYEGFESGFNARLPNGTTVFGAWTLERNVITRCDSQDDPNKLLFCDRSGVSPLTGQDVGAAYNVPWLNEFKLSGTVPLPGDFQFSATFQSYNPRELLATTSFSGDSASGLNGGGNLWGSLLALGNVGYSVPSSAIEEAGVAFTRSPFIPLMPPGSTYLDRLQQFDISIRKVFEMGSGRRLNVQADIYNMLNSGPVLEATNRYGSGLGRPRRTIQGRFLQFATHLYW